The following are from one region of the Gossypium hirsutum isolate 1008001.06 chromosome D03, Gossypium_hirsutum_v2.1, whole genome shotgun sequence genome:
- the LOC107932308 gene encoding protein SIEVE ELEMENT OCCLUSION B, with translation MLSKHITHQTSKNSNTFIYSTMARPTPASSMRNEHWMFDDAMNERIRSTHAPDGRVVDVTQVLQVTRNVLRHIIPNINLSMNGHIDASDDQTNLSAVDGALDALHKICCELSCKCSRGGDAHATTMAIFNMLSSYSWGAKVVLTLAAFAVNFGEFWLIAQLCTSNPLAKSVALLKQPDISEHSQTLKSHFDALSKLINAMFDVTKCIVELTQLHSSKYISIGEPPLSTAMAHIHTATYWIIASVVACTGQITGLIGMRHVFPIPTLEAWELSSLAHKVSSIHEHLQSGLRLCYERIDEKKLMEAFEHFKRTIETPQVDNLKILQNIFGKEENLLNPDRAEVCINVLRRKHVLLLISDLYISQEEIRVLEDVYKERVSSGLNYEIIWLPIVDRTTWNDDYDQEKFSKLQSIMSWYTVSQHVAIEPAVIKYIRGEWGFVKKPIAVTLSPQGKVLCPNALNMMWIWGNSAFPFSSEKEESFWKATPWTLDLLVGRLEPNLPTWVSQQKLVCFYGGVKMEWIESFTTATKAVAEALGIGIEMVYVGKKNASERVKKITGLIREKELSRAWEDNNVWFFWNLLESMLYSKNQHGKTIENDVIKQEVMTMLGYDSSKNGWAVFYTGSGGMVKANGEKVLSTMDKFDEWKNLAKQMGFVPALREKLEGAIPRHHCTRLILPSNGGRIPERVQCAECGRPMELNFLYRCCAE, from the exons ATGCTTAGTAAACACatcacacatcaaacatcaaaaaataGTAATACTTTCATATATTCGACAATGGCTCGCCCTACCCCAGCCTCATCGATGAGGAATGAGCATTGGATGTTCGACGATGCGATGAATGAGCGAATTCGGTCGACTCATGCCCCCGATGGTCGTGTTGTTGATGTTACACAAGTTCTTCAAGTCACTCGCAATGTTTTGCGTCATATCATTCCCAACATTAATCTTTCTATGAAT GGGCACATCGATGCATCCGACGATCAGACCAACTTGTCTGCCGTTGATGGCGCGCTTGATGCATTACACAAAATCTGCTGCGAG CTATCATGCAAGTGTTCTAGAGGAGGTGATGCCCATGCAACAACAATGGCGATCTTCAACATGCTTTCAAGCTATTCATGGGGTGCAAAAGTGGTGCTAACATTAGCGGCTTTTGCAGTGAATTTCGGGGAGTTTTGGCTGATCGCTCAGCTTTGCACTTCCAACCCGTTGGCCAAATCAGTGGCTCTCCTCAAGCAACCCGACATTTCAGAGCACTCCCAAACACTGAAATCCCACTTTGATGCACTCAGCAAGCTCATCAATGCAATGTTCGATGTAACCAAGTGCATTGTTGAGCTTACTCAGCTACATTCTTCGAAGTATATTTCCATCGGTGAGCCACCATTGTCGACCGCCATGGCTCATATCCACACTGCTACTTACTGGATCATTGCGAGTGTCGTCGCTTGTACTGGACAGATTACAGGCCTTATAGGGATGAGACATGT GTTCCCTATACCGACTTTGGAGGCATGGGAGCTATCAAGCTTGGCACATAAAGTTAGCAGCATACATGAACACCTTCAAAGTGGATTACGTCTTTGTTATGAGCGTATTG ATGAGAAGAAGCTAATGGAAGCTTTTGAACACTTCAAGCGTACCATTGAAACACCTCAAGTGGACAACTTGAAGATTCTCCAAAACATCTTTGGCAAGGAAGAGAATCTCTTGAATCCGGACAGGGCCGAG GTTTGTATCAATGTCTTGAGAAGAAAGCATGTTTTATTGCTCATTTCAGATCTTTATATCTCCCAAGAGGAGATTCGGGTTCTTGAAGATGTTTACAAAGAAAGGGTATCATCTGGGCTTAACTATGAGATCATATGGCTCCCAATTGTGGACAGAACAACTTGGAATGATGATTATGATCAGGAAAAGTTTTCGAAACTGCAATCAATTATGTCGTGGTATACTGTGAGCCAACATGTTGCCATTGAACCAGCAGTGATTAAATACATAAGGGGAGAATGGGGTTTCGTTAAGAAACCAATTGCGGTGACATTGAGCCCACAAGGAAAGGTTTTATGCCCAAATGCACTCAACATGATGTGGATATGGGGAAATTCAGCTTTCCCGTTTAGCagtgaaaaagaagaaagtttTTGGAAAGCTACACCTTGGACACTTGACCTTCTCGTTGGTCGCCTTGAACCAAACTTACCTACTTGG GTGAGCCAACAGAAATTGGTTTGTTTCTATGGTGGTGTGAAAATGGAATGGATCGAAAGTTTCACTACCGCAACAAAAGCGGTTGCAGAGGCTCTCGGTATTGGCATAGAAATGGTTTATGTTGGAAAGAAAAATGCAAGTGAACGAGTGAAAAAGATTACTGGTTTAATCAGAGAGAAGGAACTTAGCCGTGCTTGGGAAGATAACAATGTGTGGTTCTTTTGGAACCTATTAGAGAGCATGTTGTACTCGAAAAACCAACATGGGAAGACCATTGAAAACGATGTTATAAAGCAAGAAGTGATGACGATGCTTGGATATGACAGCAGTAAAAATGGATGGGCTGTGTTCTACACCGGATCAGGTGGAATGGTGAAAGCCAATGGAGAGAAAGTGCTTAGCACCATGGACAAATTTGATGAATGGAAAAACCTTGCCAAGCAAATGGGTTTTGTTCCAGCACTTCGTGAGAAGTTGGAAGGGGCTATCCCGCGCCATCATTGCACTCGCCTTATCCTTCCGAGTAACGGTGGTAGAATTCCGGAGAGGGTGCAATGTGCTGAGTGTGGTCGTCCGATGGAGTTGAATTTCTTGTATCGCTGCTGTGCAGAGTGA